The following are encoded in a window of Phaseolus vulgaris cultivar G19833 chromosome 3, P. vulgaris v2.0, whole genome shotgun sequence genomic DNA:
- the LOC137807360 gene encoding transcription factor MYB36, with amino-acid sequence MGRAPCCDKANVKKGPWSPEEDAALKAYIEKNGTGGNWIALPQKIGLKRCGKSCRLRWLNYLRPNIKHGGFTEEEDNIICNLYISIGSRWSIIAAQLPGRTDNDIKNYWNTRLKKKLLGRRKQSSFNAKDTNNGIEENSCSNALSSSALERLQLHMQLQSLQNPFSFYNNPALWPKLHPFQEKIIQSLQSLNDGSNPVVQDALPSPHVEQGQKDEFIYKPQHDGAKIHSPQVQLLDNIPLSNSGVPFVASESNNNPIHSSLAPRAEAVEQTNNVGFQQLGALQTELDDILNNRTMGYMPQEDHQMAEFDCFREMNGSKDSLIWWSNDSDTRSASSNSWDSSTTPALLTQGMFQDYELGYNL; translated from the exons ATGGGTAGAGCTCCATGCTGTGACAAGGCCAACGTGAAGAAAGGACCATGGTCTCCTGAAGAGGACGCTGCGCTTAAGGCCTACATTGAAAAGAATGGAACTGGTGGCAATTGGATTGCTCTTCCTCAGAAAATTG GGCTCAAGAGATGTGGAAAGAGTTGCAGACTTAGGTGGTTAAATTACTTGAGACCTAATATCAAACATGGTGGATTTACtgaagaagaagacaacatcatctgcaaCCTTTACATTAGCATTGGTAGCAG GTGGTCCATAATTGCTGCTCAGTTACCTGGAAGGACAGATAACGACATCAAGAACTATTGGAACACTAGATTGAAGAAGAAATTGCTTGGGAGGCGCAAACAATCTAGCTTCAACGCAAAAGACACAAATAATGGAATAGAGGAGAACTCTTGTTCAAATGCCCTAAGCAGCTCAGCCCTTGAAAGACTCCAACTGCACATGCAACTTCAAAGCCTTCAAAACCCTTTCTCTTTCTACAATAACCCTGCGCTGTGGCCTAAGTTGCATCCTTTCCAAGAAAAGATTATCCAGAGCCTGCAATCTTTGAATGACGGCTCTAACCCTGTGGTGCAAGATGCTTTGCCTTCCCCCCATGTCGAACAAGGACAAAAAGATGAGTTCATCTACAAGCCTCAACATGACGGTGCAAAGATCCATAGCCCACAGGTTCAACTTCTGGACAATATTCCTTTAAGTAACAGTGGAGTTCCCTTTGTTGCTTCTGAGAGCAATAATAATCCAATTCACTCAAGTCTTGCACCAAGAGCTGAGGCTGTTGAACAGACTAACAATGTGGGATTTCAGCAACTTGGTGCACTGCAAACTGAACTAGATGACATTCTCAATAACAGAACAATGGGTTATATGCCCCAGGAAGATCATCAGATGGCTGAATTTGATTGTTTCAGAGAGATGAATGGCTCAAAGGACAGCCTGATTTGGTGGTCCAATGATTCTGATACCAGATCAGCATCCTCAAATTCTTGGGATTCATCTACTACTCCAGCTCTTTTAACACAAGGGATGTTCCAAGATTATGAACTGGGTTACAATCTTTAG
- the LOC137807361 gene encoding flavonoid 3-O-glucosyltransferase-like — MAVCPADDRHVAVLAFPYGTHAAPLLNLVRRAAAEAPDVTFSFLSTKASNASVFAGLNEEQLHNIRPYDIEDGLPDDFVPSGNPQDPVAYFVKAMPANYRTAMEEAVAKTGRQITCLVSDAFFWFCADMAEEIHAKWVPLWTAGPHPLLAHISSQQIKEKLGPDGVQENKEIDFLTGFNGLKAADLPEGIAELKEDPFSMMLDKMGEALPRATAVAINSFTAVHLPIAHELESKFHMFLNVGPFILTTPQSVTLDDEGCLPWLDVQEEGSVVYISFGSVIMPPPDELAALADALEEGKYPFIWAFRGNPEKSLPDGFMERTRKQGKVVGWAPQMQILKHSAVGVCMTHGGWNSILDCIVGGVPMISRPFFGDQMLNTSTLEHVWEIGVGLENNVFTKEETLRVLEIVMSSEKGKMMREKVFELKDFALEAAGPEGDSTKNFCTFADILSGLPHDRLHHHPHGLRGIRHKIAGAFAAAHHKFSRRHHHAKH; from the exons ATGGCTGTTTGCCCCGCCGATGACAGACATGTGGCTGTTTTGGCGTTTCCCTATGGCACACACGCGGCTCCCCTTCTGAACCTGGTGCGTAGGGCGGCGGCGGAGGCACCGGACGTGACGTTCTCGTTCCTCAGCACGAAAGCATCCAATGCCTCCGTCTTCGCTGGGCTCAACGAGGAGCAGCTTCATAACATTAGGCCTTATGACATTGAAGATGGGTTGCCGGATGATTTTGTACCCTCGGGGAACCCCCAAGACCCCGTTGCCTACTTTGTGAAGGCCATGCCCGCTAACTATAGGACTGCCATGGAAGAAGCAGTCGCAAAAACGGGGAGGCAGATCACTTGCTTGGTTTCTGACGCCTTCTTTTGGTTTTGCGCTGACATGGCTGAAGAAATCCATGCCAAGTGGGTTCCTCTGTGGACCGCAGGGCCTCACCCTCTCCTTGCTCATATTTCCTCTCAACAAATCAAGGAAAAGCTAGGCCCCGATGGAG tccaagaaaacaaagaaataGATTTCCTTACTGGCTTCAATGGGCTAAAGGCTGCTGACTTGCCTGAAGGAATAGCGGAATTGAAAGAAGACCCTTTTTCAATGATGTTAGACAAAATGGGAGAAGCTTTGCCCCGAGCAACCGCAGTTGCCATAAACTCCTTCACTGCAGTACACCTTCCTATTGCGCACGAGCTAGAATCAAAGTTTCATATGTTTCTGAACGTTGGTCCATTCATTTTGACAACACCACAATCAGTTACTCTTGATGATGAAGGGTGCTTACCCTGGTTGGACGTGCAAGAGGAAGGGTCAGTAGTGTACATCAGCTTCGGAAGTGTGATAATGCCTCCACCAGACGAGTTGGCTGCATTGGCAGATGCCCTTGAAGAAGGTAAGTATCCATTTATTTGGGCATTTAGAGGTAACCCTGAGAAAAGTTTGCCAGATGGGTTCATGGAAAGGACTAGAAAGCAAGGAAAGGTTGTAGGGTGGGCCCCACAAATGCAAATCCTTAAGCATTCAGCGGTTGGTGTGTGCATGACACATGGTGGATGGAACTCAATTTTGGATTGTATAGTTGGTGGTGTGCCTATGATCAGTAGGCCATTCTTTGGAGACCAGATGTTGAACACTTCTACCCTTGAACATGTCTGGGAGATTGGTGTGGGGCTTGAAAACAATGTTTTCACTAAAGAAGAAACTCTAAGAGTTTTGGAAATAGTAATGTCAAGTGAGAAAGGAAAGATGATGCGAGAGAAGGTATTTGAACTCAAGGATTTTGCACTTGAGGCAGCTGGACCTGAAGGTGACTCTACCAAGAATTTCTGTACTTTTGCAGATATTCTTTCAGGTTTGCCCCATGACAGATTGCACCACCATCCACATGGTTTGAGGGGTATACGCCACAAAATTGCAGGTGCATTTGCTGCCGCACATCACAAATTTTCCCGCCGCCACCACCATGCAAAGCATTAA